From a single Drosophila sulfurigaster albostrigata strain 15112-1811.04 chromosome 3, ASM2355843v2, whole genome shotgun sequence genomic region:
- the LOC133843287 gene encoding G-protein coupled receptor Mth-like — protein MHKYKGLVLIVLLINSIKADIPGCDYFDTVKLLSSQKLANGSYQYENIIIPPEQTGEYDYEILQGGDREEVEKHLRGCACHLGTCIRFCCQKNALLVDDERKCSEDITEELQYDPMVNITLNNGTVVRRHVLNEFIVQHDLPVPCSAHFHLDALNEANAGWTLFENGTLLRHYGLVSLSKQDYCLQPHQIFNPLTNGTILTLVPHNCFDKQPSELIYNLLRFLSIIFLVLTICVYLFFDKLRNLHGLCFVNYMICISVAFAGLLLEKHLRSLMLQICQLNGYFGYFAVMAGFNWLTIISYDLWASFKGNNYNVQRNAVKLQFCKYNKYAWGVAALLTLIIMILDGVLSTEDNRYLAVLPGVALYSCWVNVDGWSAMIYYFGIITLQLIFNLIMFTLTAIRIVQLKKELIGQTLPEDRAKHVYLNKQTFGMFVRLFVLMGIVWFFEIFSYLSTNHASNAFFSFFDYINCAQGIIIFILFVLKRSVLKLIWNRCRGIQSTNDDYASEEGIALQDRNGDSKKIGPNILT, from the exons ATGCACAAATATAAAGGACTTGTATTGATAGTGCTCCTTATCAACAGTATTAAGGCTGACATTCCAGGATGCGATTATTTTGATACAGTAAAATTATTGTCAAGCCAAAAGCTGGCAAATGGATCGTATCAATATGAGAACATCATTATTCCCCCAGAACAAACTGGGGAATATGATTACGAGATTCTTCAGGGTGGAGACAGAGAGGAAGTAGAAAAACATCTACGTGGATGTGCCTGTCACTTGGGCACCTGCATAAGATTCTGTTGCCAGAAGAATGCTCTGCTCGTGGATGATGAACGTAAGTGCAGCGAAGATATTACAGAAGAGTTGCAATACGATCCCATGGTGAACATAACGCTAAACAATGGCACAGTGGTCAGAAGACATGTACTTAATGAGTTCATAGTTCAGCATGATTTGCCAGTCCCCTGCAGTGCTCACTTTCATCTGGATGCTTTGAATGAAGCCAACGCAGGCTGGACATTGTTTGAG AATGGAACTCTATTGAGGCACTATGGTTTGGTTAGTCTCAGCAAGCAGGATTATTGTCTGCAACCTCATCAAATTTTCAATCCTCTCACAAATGGTACGATTTTAACCCTGGTCCCGCATAATTGCTTCGACAAGCAGCCAAGTGAACTGATTTATAATCTAC TTCGGTTTCTTTCGATCATCTTTTTGGTATTGACTATTTGTGTTTATCTTTTCTTTGATAAACTTCGAAATCTGCATGGATTGTGTTTCGTAAATTATATGATTTGCATCAGTGTGGCATTCGCTGGGCTGTTGCTCGAAAAGCATCTCAGGTCGCTTATGTTACAAATCTGTCAATTGAATG GTTATTTTGGATACTTCGCTGTTATGGCGGGATTCAACTGGTTAACAATCATCAGCTATGATTTATGGGCCAGCTTCAAGGGCAACAATTACAATGTTCAACGCAACGCTGTGAAGTTGCAGTTTTGCAAATACAATAAGTATGCCTGGGGAGTTGCAGCGCTTCTAACCCTAATCATAATGATACTGGATGGCGTTTTAAGTACAGAAGACAACAGATATTTGGCTGTTCTACCAGGAGTTGCACTCTACTCTTGTTGGGTTAACG TTGATGGCTGGTCTGCGATGATATACTACTTTGGAATCATTACCCTGCAGCTCATCTTTAACTTAATCATGTTTACACTGACG GCCATTCGTATTGTGCAATTGAAGAAGGAATTGATAGGCCAAACGTTACCCGAGGATCGTGCGAAACACgtctatttaaataaacaaac GTTTGGCATGTTCGTACGTCTGTTCGTCCTCATGGGAATTGTGTGGTTCTTTGAAATTTTCTCATATTTGTCGACCAATCATGCATCGAACGCATTCTTCTCGTTCTTTGACTACATCAATTGCGCCCAGGGAATCATAATCTTTATTCTCTTTGTCCTCAAGCGAAGTGTGTTGAAACTTATCTGGAAtcg